TTCTACTCCCTCTGACAGATATCCAAGGCAACCATGATATCACTAGGTGCTTTCTTGGCTGGTTGTTGGCTTATAAGCAACAGCCAGAATTTGAATTCtagaacttaattttagagttgatttggGTTTTTGtaattgttttctatttttcagcCTTGTCTTTTGGACTGCTAAGAAAGTAAGAATAGAAATATAAAAGTCttacactaaaattatatttgattgCTTCGTTTATTTTCTTCGGCTTACCAGGTTATCACTGCAGTATGATAACATGAACCAGTTTAGAATGGTTATAATACAACTGCTTGAAAAAGCTGGTTTGggttttcaaacttttaaaaaaatctgtgCCATTTATCTTTTCTCTTGGAAGAAAATGAATCATATCGATATTCATTTTATATTTCACATATGAGCTCATCGCATGCAGATGCTGAAGCGAGAGAATAAAAGTGCAATGGAAGCATTCCATGAGGCCGTTAAGAAGGTACGACAGTCACCTTTGCATAATTGCATCACATATGTTAAGATGTAACTATGTTTAGCTGCTGAAAACATCCCATAATGCAGGAGCTGTCCCACGTTAATTCACCTTGCGATTCTACTGAAGAAGCTGGCAACTTGAAAGGTGAGTTTCTGTTTTTACCTGAAGATATATATCACatatacaagttttttttactCAGCTTTTTAGTGGTTATGGATAATGATTTGATCATTCGTTCAATCCCTTATTCGCTCTTTATTACTAGAGAATTTTTGTTCTTCTGCCATCCAGAATTTACCCCTCTTGCTACTACTGTCAGTTAGACTTTGAGTTTGTAAAATGACCATTCCAACCCTGCCTCAAAGCTAACCATTGTAGACCTTCTGTCAGTGGGAGAAAATATCTAGGTGGATGACTGGATAACTGGATGACACAGTGAGGTTTATAAAACTGATATATGGGTCACATTGTCAGTAACTCATTGTTGAGGCATGTTAGTCTTTATTGGAATCGAGAACAAGAAAATGGTAATCGATTACATTTGAACAAGCAGTAGTGGAAAACAGAAAAGAGCCATATGGCGATACTAACAATAGATAGAGCAGAATTTGGATGACAGAAGAAAGAATAGCTATTTTACTagtaaaaaataagaaattatATGTCAACAATGCTCTTTTTCTGTTAATAAAATCCTTGCAATGGTGGTATTAAGAAGTAGTATGGAGCAGCATCACTTTGAAGGTAATTGATATACATGatcttcaaagttcaaacatcACATAATATCAAATATTGCTCAATTGGATATGACGAACATAACATGCAAATGTACTCTTTTTCTATGAaacaaaaggattttttttgctTGGTGAAATGCAAGCATGTATAAGTTTAAAACTGTCATTAATTTTGATGATATCAAGTGGGTTCTACAGACAACATGTCAATGGCACATTGGTATTATTTCCTGACTCATGCCATCTATTTAGTATTAATCCATTTGCCCCTAATTTTGCTTCTTTACTATGTACCTAAATTTATTTTCCTGATGGTGTGACTGAATTGGACACAGCCAAGACCTCTTCCAAGAAAGTCAGAAAGCAAAAGGGCTTAAAGGAATCACCAGCCTCTGAGCATATGGGAGAGGATACAAAAGACCAGCATAGTGCAGAGCagcaccaagaacttggatatACTGCAACAACTGGAGTTGCCACTCGTAAAGGAAGAAGAACGCGAGAAGGTGCAAGACAACTCAGTCCTACTGATGGTGAAGATCAAGCCAGTGGTAAAAAAGCTTCTATTGAGGGTTCAAGTTATAAGACAGAAAAACAAGTTGGTTCTGTATATGATGAAGAGGCTTGTAAGATGACAACGACAGAGAGATCAGTGGGTAGAAGGGAAGGACTGAGACGATCTGCTTGTACACCCATGAAGGCATATTTAGATCCATCGGAGGATAGAACATCACTTTTCAGTGATACAAGTGCAAGTGAAGGTGCAAATGAAGTAAATAGAACACCAGAGAATTCAAATCAGCATGAAGATGATTCAACCATAGATGGAACTTTGGCTTCTCATGCAGAAATAAGGGTTATGGTTAGGGATATACTGTTCAGTGACATTATTGCCAAGCAGCATGCTGCTGAGATGGCATATGTAGATGAAGTGATCAATGGCATTTGCTGCGCTAGTGAATTGAACATAACTGGTGATCCTACTCCTGTTGCAAAGGGTGGACGAGGCATCAAACGAGGTGGTAGTAGGGCAGAGGCGGAGTCAAGTAACATTACACAGAGATCTAGAAAAGGGAGAATAGatcaagcaagtagcaatggaaAGAAAAGAGCTAAGGACACCTCAGAAACCATGAATCATGACAACAGTCCCAACTCTTTCGAGAGAGGGCCTTTCGATAGTACTGTAAGTAGATTCCCTTGCCCACGCCCATACTTCTAAACCTTATTATCTCAAATTTCAACACTAATTTGACCAAAATCCACCAGAGCAGGGATGCAGCCATGGAGGAACTGGGGCAAGTTAGCGCGCGTCAAATCAGGATCATGCAGAGTCTTGCTTTGATTGCTCCGTCAGGATCCCCG
The Oryza glaberrima chromosome 8, OglaRS2, whole genome shotgun sequence DNA segment above includes these coding regions:
- the LOC127781762 gene encoding uncharacterized protein LOC127781762 isoform X1; translated protein: MVKEHAEKGDGVQECQSSPALSEDNLRHSFRLGDITWVKHTGSWWPAQVVENSCISSKPKKTAKHHVPVRLYGTCVHMYVDPWKSNMEFKMMLKRENKSAMEAFHEAVKKELSHVNSPCDSTEEAGNLKAKTSSKKVRKQKGLKESPASEHMGEDTKDQHSAEQHQELGYTATTGVATRKGRRTREGARQLSPTDGEDQASGKKASIEGSSYKTEKQVGSVYDEEACKMTTTERSVGRREGLRRSACTPMKAYLDPSEDRTSLFSDTSASEGANEVNRTPENSNQHEDDSTIDGTLASHAEIRVMVRDILFSDIIAKQHAAEMAYVDEVINGICCASELNITGDPTPVAKGGRGIKRGGSRAEAESSNITQRSRKGRIDQASSNGKKRAKDTSETMNHDNSPNSFERGPFDSTSRDAAMEELGQVSARQIRIMQSLALIAPSGSPFGKNGLVASTSL
- the LOC127781762 gene encoding uncharacterized protein LOC127781762 isoform X2, which produces MVKEHAEKGDGVQECQSSPALSEDNLRHSFRLGDITWVKHTGSWWPAQVVENSCISSKPKKTAKHHVPVRLYGTCVHMYVDPWKSNMEFKMMLKRENKSAMEAFHEAVKKELSHVNSPCDSTEEAGNLKAKTSSKKVRKQKGLKESPASEHMGEDTKDQHSAEQHQELGYTATTGVATRKGRRTREGARQLSPTDGEDQASGKKASIEGSSYKTEKQVGSVYDEEACKMTTTERSVGRREGLRRSACTPMKAYLDPSEDRTSLFSDTSASEGANEVNRTPENSNQHEDDSTIDGTLASHAEIRVMVRDILFSDIIAKQHAAEMAYVDEVINGICCASELNITGDPTPVAKGGRGIKRGGSRAEAESSNITQRSRKGRIDQASSNGKKRAKDTSETMNHDNSPNSFERGPFDSTGCSHGGTGAS